In Deinococcus aerophilus, the genomic stretch CACCAGAAAGATGGTGGCCAGCGCACTGGCGGTCAGCATGGCGCGCATGTGCCACTCGCGGTTGCCGCTGCGGATGAAATACACGCCCACGCACAGGGCAATGCCGCTCAGGACAATGGTGATCACTGCCCACTGGTTGATGGTTTCGGCCATATCGCCCGCAGTGTAGGGGGCGGGCGGGGGGCGCATGGCCCGCCTGCGCCTATGCGCCCGCGGCGCTCGGTGACGGGGGGACAATCTTCTGCCCGGTGTGCCCGTTAGAATGCGACGTTAATCGCTGCCGGCGCGTGGAATGCCCACGACGACCGCTGCGGCAAGGGAAGGTGGAGATGAGTGGAACGCTGACGGCCCGGCAGGCGCTGCCCAGCGCGTGGCTGCCCCGGCTGGCCTGGGGAGCGCTGGCCTACAACGTGGCGGTGATCCTGTGGGGCGCGGTGGTGCGCCTCACCGGGGCCGGAGCCGGGTGCGGGGACCACTGGCCGCTGTGCAACGGGGTGGTGGTGCCCCAGAGTCCCACGCTGCACACCATCATCGAGTTCAGCCACCGCCTGACCAGCGGGGTCAGCGGTCTGCTGGCCCTGGGTCTGGTCGCCCTGGCTTTCTCGGTCACGCGCCCCGGCCATCCGGCCCGCTTTGGGGCCGTCCTCAGCCTGGGCCTGATCATTCTGGAAGGGCTGGTCGGCGGCGTCCAGGTGCTGCTCGGACTGACCGCGCAGAGCACCGACCCGGCACGCGGCTTCGTGCAGGGCATACATCTGGCGAACACCTTCGCGCTGCTCGGCGCCCTGCTGCTCACCGCGCTGTGGGCCTCGGGTGGGCCGGCGCTGCGGCTGCGCGGTCAGGGTCAGGCCGGGCTGTGGAGTTCGGTGGGTCTGGGGCTGCTGCTCGTGCTGGGCATGGCAGGCGCGGTCACGGCGCTGGGCGACCTGCTGTTCCTGCCCGCCGACGGCACCCCGCTGGACACGGTGCGGCGCGACTACGCGGCCACCGCCAGCGTGATCGAGAACCTGCGGGTCGTGCACCCTATGCTCGCCGTCCTCACCAGCGCCTTTCTGGTATGGCTGGGCGTGTTCCTGCGCCGCGAACGGCCCTCGGCCGGTGTCACGCGCTGGAGCGTGGTCCTGTGGGGCATGCTCGCGCTGCAGATGGTGGCCGGGTTTGCCAACGTGGCCCTCAAGGCCCCGGCGTGGATGCAGCTCACCCATCTGCTGCTCGCGTGCGGACTGTGGCTCACCACCGTCTTGCTGTGCTACCACGCCCTGACCGGCCTGCGGACCGCGCGCCCTGCCAGCATCAACGGAGTCCAGGCATGACCACAACCCCCCTGAAAGGTACCGTGGCCCGCGCCACCTGGCGCGACTACCTCTCGCTGACCAAACCCAAGGTCATCTCGCTGCTGCTGTGGACCACCCTGACGGCCATGTTCATGGCGGCGCGCGGCTGGCCGGGGCTGTGGCTGCTGCTGGTGGTGGGCGTGGCCGGTTACATGTCGGCCGGCTCGGCGGGCGTCTTCAACATGATCATCGACCGCGACATCGACCACAAGATGGCCCGCACCGCCCAGCGCCCCACCACCAGCGGGCTGATCGGCACCCGTGAGGCCGCCCTCTTCGGCGGCACGCTGCAGGTCCTGTCGTTCATCATGCTGTGGATCTGGGGCTCGCCGCTGGCCGCGTGGCTGAGTCTGGCGGGCTTCCTGACCTACGTGGTCGTGTACACGCAGCTGCTCAAGCGCCACACCTGGCACAACATCGTGCTCGGCGGGGCCGCCGGATGCTTTCCGCCGCTGGTCGGCTGGGCCGCCGTGACCGGCGACCTGAACCTGTTCGCGTGGTTCCTGTTCGCGATCATCTTCTTCTGGACCCCGGTGCACTTCTGGGCGCTGGCGCTGATGATCAAAGACGAGTACCGCGAGGTCGGCATTCCCATGCTGCCGGTGGTTCACGGCGACAAGCTGACGGTCGTGCAGATCGGGCTGTACGCCATCTACACGGTGGTGCTGTCGGTCATGCCGGTCTTCTTCCGCGAGGTCGGCGCAATCTATTTCGTCAGTGCGGCGGCGCTGGGCGGCTGGCTGCTCGTGCTGTCGTGGCGGCTGTACCGCCACATCTTCGCCGGCAACAAGATCGAGCGCCGGGTGGCCGTGCCCCTGTACCTGTACTCGATGCTGTACCTCGCCCTGCTGTTCGTGATGGCGGCGGTGGACCGCATCGTCTTTGCCCACCTGGGCTGAACGCCGCCTGGTCCGGGTTCGGTGAACCGACCGTGAACGGCACGCCGCCCGGCCTCCAAATTCGCCATGGTGCCGTCCATCAGGACACTTGCCTGACCCTCATCTGCTGAGATGGGGGTCATGTCTAACCGTTCGGTAGGGCACCGGCACAGGAAGGCGCGGTGAGGGCCGGCAAGCCGCGCAAATCGCCGCGTCACGGATTAAACTGAAGCCGAGAAGAAAGGAGCGAAGTTGAATACCATGAACCGTCACAGCGGCCAGCGTCTGCACGCCAGAGAGCGACTCCGGCGAGCGCTGACCATGGCCACCGCCGCCGGCCTCGGCACGGCTCTGCTCAGCGGCTGCGGATCGCAGCAGTTCATCACCATGGGGGATCTGGCCTCCGACTACAACAAGGAAATTTTCTGGATGAGCATCTGGGCCATCGCCCTGTCCATCCTGATCTTCGTGGGCGTGTCGTACGCCCTGTTCTACACGGTGGGCAGGTTCCGTGAGGACCGCAACGACGCCGCGCCGCAACAGTTCCACGGCAACAACCGGCTGGAAACCTGGCTGGTGGTCGTGCCGGTCATCATCGTGATGGTGCTGAGCGTGCTCACGGTGCGCAGCATGGCGATCCTCAACCCCGTGCCGGCCGAGGCGACCAAGATCGACGTGCTGGGCCGCCAGTTCTGGTGGAACTTTGCGTACCCGGAAACCAAGGCGGACGCGGGCGGCAACGTGACCAACGGCAACGAGATGATCATGCCCATCGGCGAGCAGGTCGCGCTGACCATCACCAGCGGAGACGTGATCCACGGCTTCTGGGCGCCCAACATCGGCGGCCAGCGCGCCGCCATGCCTGCGACCCTCAGAAGCTGGAACGTCGACATCAACCGCGCGGGCGTGTATCAGGGCAACTGCACCCAGCTGTGCGGAGCCAGCCACGCCAACATGCGCTACAAGGTGGTGGCCTTGGAACCCGAGCGTTATGCCAGCTTCCTGGCCGCCGCCAAGGCCTACCGCGCTCCGGAACCTGCTGCGGGCAGCGCCGAGGCCCGCGGGTACGCCCTGTTCATGCAGGGCAAGCCGGAAACCGGCGCGCTGGCCTGCGCCGCGTGCCACCGCGTTCAGGGCACCCCGGCGGCTGGCGTGGCCGGGCCCGACCTCAGCTTCTTCGGCACCCGCCGGACGCTGGGCGCGGGCATGTGGGAGTTCATGGAGCCGGAAAATCACTGGGAAACGCCGCGCGCCCGCGAGATCCTGCACGAGTGGATCAAGCACAGCCCGCTGGTCAAGCCCGGCAGCCTGATGCCCACCTACGACGGCAGTGAATACCGTGCGAACGGCAAACTGGTGAAGGGCGGCATCCTGACCGACGCCGAGCTTGATGACGTGGCCGCCTACCTGCGCAGCCTGAAGCTGCCGGAAGAGGCCAACTACTGGAGCGGTACGCCGGTCTTCGGCAGCCAGAACACCACGGGAGGAACGCAGTGACCATTCACGCTCCACAACAGCTGCCTGAAACCCACAGCACCCGGCCCAGTGCCTGGGAGGTCCTCAAGGACTACATGATGACCACCGATCACAAGAAGATCGGCACGCTGTACATCGTGACCAGTCTGATCGGATTTGCCCTGGCGGGCCTGCTCGCCGTCGCCCTGCGCCTTCAGCTCGCGGTGCCGGACAACACCTTTCTGGTGGGCAACACCTACAACCAGGTCCTGACCCTGCACGCCGCGCTGATGATCTTCTTCTTCCTGATTCCGATCGGCCTGTTCGGCTTCGGGAACTGGTTCCTGCCGCTGCAGCTGGGCGTGCGCGACGTGGCGCTGCCGCGCGTGAACACCTTTGCGGTGTGGCTGTTCATCTTCAGCCTGATTCTGGTCATCACCGGCCTTGCCAACGGCGGGGCCCCCGGCGTCGGCTGGACCTTCTACTACCCCCTCTCGGTGGACGCCAACCAGACCGGCGTGTCTGTGCTGATGGTCGCCCTGACCCTCAACGGCATCGCCTCGCTGCTGGGCAGCGCCAACTTTGCGGCCACCGTCGTCAACATGCGTGCCCCCGGCATGAGCCTGTGGAAGATGCCCATCTTCTGCTGGGCGATCTTCTCCACCTCCATCCTGCAGCTGATCTCGCTGGGCGGCCTGACGGCGGCGGCGCTGGTCACCTATCTGGAAATCAAGCTGGGCCTGAGCATGTTCAACCCCGGCATCGGCGGCGTGCCGGTGCTGTTCCAGCAGTTCTTCTGGTTCTACTCGCACCCCGCCGTGTACGTGATGCTGCTGCCCTACCTAGGCATTGGCGCCGAGATCGCCTCGACCATGGCGCGCAAACCGCTGTTCGGTTACCGCGTGATGGTGTACTCGCTGCTGGGCATCGTGCTCGTCAGCCTGCTCGTGTGGGTCCACCACATGTTCGCCGTCGGCCTGCCCGAGTCGTGGCAGATCGCCTTCATGATCGCCACCCTGATTGTGGCCGTGCCCACCGGGGTCAAGATCTTCAACCTGATCGGCACGCTGTGGGGCGGGCGGATCATCATGAAATCGC encodes the following:
- a CDS encoding heme o synthase; the encoded protein is MTTTPLKGTVARATWRDYLSLTKPKVISLLLWTTLTAMFMAARGWPGLWLLLVVGVAGYMSAGSAGVFNMIIDRDIDHKMARTAQRPTTSGLIGTREAALFGGTLQVLSFIMLWIWGSPLAAWLSLAGFLTYVVVYTQLLKRHTWHNIVLGGAAGCFPPLVGWAAVTGDLNLFAWFLFAIIFFWTPVHFWALALMIKDEYREVGIPMLPVVHGDKLTVVQIGLYAIYTVVLSVMPVFFREVGAIYFVSAAALGGWLLVLSWRLYRHIFAGNKIERRVAVPLYLYSMLYLALLFVMAAVDRIVFAHLG
- the coxB gene encoding cytochrome c oxidase subunit II, yielding MNRHSGQRLHARERLRRALTMATAAGLGTALLSGCGSQQFITMGDLASDYNKEIFWMSIWAIALSILIFVGVSYALFYTVGRFREDRNDAAPQQFHGNNRLETWLVVVPVIIVMVLSVLTVRSMAILNPVPAEATKIDVLGRQFWWNFAYPETKADAGGNVTNGNEMIMPIGEQVALTITSGDVIHGFWAPNIGGQRAAMPATLRSWNVDINRAGVYQGNCTQLCGASHANMRYKVVALEPERYASFLAAAKAYRAPEPAAGSAEARGYALFMQGKPETGALACAACHRVQGTPAAGVAGPDLSFFGTRRTLGAGMWEFMEPENHWETPRAREILHEWIKHSPLVKPGSLMPTYDGSEYRANGKLVKGGILTDAELDDVAAYLRSLKLPEEANYWSGTPVFGSQNTTGGTQ
- a CDS encoding COX15/CtaA family protein; this encodes MSGTLTARQALPSAWLPRLAWGALAYNVAVILWGAVVRLTGAGAGCGDHWPLCNGVVVPQSPTLHTIIEFSHRLTSGVSGLLALGLVALAFSVTRPGHPARFGAVLSLGLIILEGLVGGVQVLLGLTAQSTDPARGFVQGIHLANTFALLGALLLTALWASGGPALRLRGQGQAGLWSSVGLGLLLVLGMAGAVTALGDLLFLPADGTPLDTVRRDYAATASVIENLRVVHPMLAVLTSAFLVWLGVFLRRERPSAGVTRWSVVLWGMLALQMVAGFANVALKAPAWMQLTHLLLACGLWLTTVLLCYHALTGLRTARPASINGVQA